GCTCGTCGCGGGAACCGGCTGGGCCGTGCGCGTCGATCCTCGGCAGATGCTGCAGCCAGGCGATTGGTCGACGGCGATTTCGTCGGCGGCGCTCGAATTGCGCGACCGCCGCGTCGAGTTGCTGCAGCGCGTGAGCGGCGACGCGACACCGTTGTGGACGATGCATCTCGAGAAACACCTGCCCGCGCAGCCGCAGGCGTTCGTGCTGCGCACCACGCGCACGCTGACGGCCGCCGACCTGCCGTGGCTGCCGATCGCGCTGTGGAACGCTGTGGCGGCGCTGCTCGCGGCGGGCACGCTCGGCGCGTGGCGGCTGCGCGAGGCGCGGCGGCGCGAGGATGCGCGGGCGCGCCTCGATCGCTTCGGCCGGCTCGACACCTTCGGCGAAATGGCGGCCGGCCTCGCGCACGAGCTGAACCAGCCGCTGACCGCGATCGTCAGCCACACGCGGGCGGCCGAACGCCTGCTCGACCAACCGGCCGAGCGCGACAGCGTGCGCCGCGCGCTGCAGACGAGCGTCGCGCAGGCGAAGCGCGCGGCGGCGATCCTGGAGCGCATGCGCGACGCGGTGACCACCGCGCATGGCGGCGAGCGTCGCGCGCTCGATCCCGACGCGATCATGAATACGCTGCTGTTCCTGTACCGCGACGAGTGCGCGCGCGAGCACATCGCGCTCGGCTGGCACAACGCGGCGGCGCGCGAGCGGCCGTTCGCGGAGCCGATCGCGGTCGAGCAGATCCTGCACAACCTGATCCAGAACGCGCGCGACGCGCTGGCGGGCGCGGGCGTCGGCACGGTCGCATCGCGCGGCGAGATCCGCATCAGCGGCGCGCGCGTCGGCCGGCATTACCGTTTCAGCGTGACCGACAACGGCCCCGGCGTGCCGGAAGACGCGCTGCCGCGCCTGTTCGAACCGTTTTTCACGACGCGGGCGCGCGGCCTCGGCCTCGGGCTGCCGCTGTGCGACACGCTCGCGCAGCGCCAGGACGGCACGCTGACGGTGCGCAATCTGCCGTCGGGCGGCGTTGAA
This is a stretch of genomic DNA from Burkholderia cenocepacia. It encodes these proteins:
- a CDS encoding sensor histidine kinase, which gives rise to MKPSFRIAALAAWLALSLAGTAFVVSRAVSDAYGRFFQDSSITIRLLAQKAAQHEAILATLGASSLAAPPAHMLDNLRERMPQLDGLAYWRPGTGWQTDGGPVPDTLPRQRPGKPFTLAFDGPAAYWLVAGTGWAVRVDPRQMLQPGDWSTAISSAALELRDRRVELLQRVSGDATPLWTMHLEKHLPAQPQAFVLRTTRTLTAADLPWLPIALWNAVAALLAAGTLGAWRLREARRREDARARLDRFGRLDTFGEMAAGLAHELNQPLTAIVSHTRAAERLLDQPAERDSVRRALQTSVAQAKRAAAILERMRDAVTTAHGGERRALDPDAIMNTLLFLYRDECAREHIALGWHNAAARERPFAEPIAVEQILHNLIQNARDALAGAGVGTVASRGEIRISGARVGRHYRFSVTDNGPGVPEDALPRLFEPFFTTRARGLGLGLPLCDTLAQRQDGTLTVRNLPSGGVEAALLLPLAGGAA